Proteins co-encoded in one Ruegeria pomeroyi DSS-3 genomic window:
- a CDS encoding DUF4212 domain-containing protein yields the protein MADHSTTSAQASDAQAGYWKANVRIILISLVIWALVSFGFGIVLRPMLSGIAVGGTDLGFWFAQQGSILVFLALIFFYAWRMNKLDAEFGVDEE from the coding sequence ATGGCGGACCACAGCACAACCTCCGCACAGGCCAGCGATGCCCAGGCAGGGTATTGGAAGGCCAATGTGCGGATCATTCTCATCAGCCTCGTGATCTGGGCGCTGGTGTCTTTCGGGTTCGGCATCGTGCTGCGCCCCATGCTCAGCGGCATCGCCGTGGGCGGTACCGATCTGGGCTTCTGGTTTGCCCAGCAAGGCTCGATCCTGGTGTTCCTGGCGCTGATCTTTTTCTACGCCTGGCGCATGAACAAGCTCGACGCCGAATTCGGCGTGGACGAGGAGTAA